The following is a genomic window from Myxococcales bacterium.
TATCGCACGCGCGTGCCTGCTACGAGCACGGCTCGGCAGTCCTCATCGTCGTTCGTGAAGTAGCGCAGCTCCAAATCCTTCTCACGTAGAGTTGCAGCTATAATGGGGCCATGCTTCTGCGCAGACTCAACTGCCAGCTCGATCCACACACCGGGAATTCCCAATGAATAGACACCCTTCTTGATACTGCACGCCGCCAACATGGTGAGCAGAAGCAGGACCAGCATGACTCCAGTCCAATGATTCCGATGCGACATGATCATTTCCCCTCGCTACTTGCGATTCGCGCCGACCCTCAGTCAGAATCACGAGCCACAGAGGAGTAGCGATTCAGGTCGTAGAGCCCAGCTTGCAGAGGTTCGGTCGCATTGAAGTGTGCCTGAAACCGGTCAAAGCTGGCCCAGAACTCATTGTTCGCCCGACCGTTCACCCTCTTCATTCCCCTATGCGCTCCGTCTTGGTCTCAGGATCCGCATCCAACCGGTCGGCCGCTTCTGCGTCTGTGAAATTGCAGTTCCAGCCGGACAGTTCCTGTCATGATAATGGCAGCAATTGACCGAGGGGATCTGGATGACGGAAGAACAGCGAGAGATCAGACGTAAGAAGAGAGTAATCGAGTACGCGGAGTCCAACGGGAACGTGAATCGGGCGTGCCGTCGCTTTGGGGTCGCAAGATCCACCTTCTACTCTATGGAAGGAGCGGTACCGCGACAAGGGAGACGAGAGTCTCAAGAGCCGACGCGTAGGAGAAGGCGGAAGTGATTCGGCGGGCGGGTAGGATTCAGGCCTGCGTGAGGGTGTATGGGTTGGAGATCCTGCTCAAGGCCAGTGGTTCATCTTGTGGTGGGCGCAGGCCGGGCAGAACGCCAGTCCGACTAGCGCGAGGTCTTCGCAGCCCGCCCAATTACAGGTCTGCGCCGACAGACCGCCGTACTTCTCGATCAGCTTTCCGATGATCTCCCGATCAGCAGTTTCAATTTCTTCTTGCGTGCGCCGCCAAAGTTGTTGCGCTTCAGGATCGCCGTTCGTAT
Proteins encoded in this region:
- a CDS encoding fatty acid cis/trans isomerase, with the translated sequence MKRVNGRANNEFWASFDRFQAHFNATEPLQAGLYDLNRYSSVARDSD